Proteins encoded together in one Sylvia atricapilla isolate bSylAtr1 chromosome 2, bSylAtr1.pri, whole genome shotgun sequence window:
- the LOC136357862 gene encoding G-protein coupled receptor 183-like, protein MEMALVEDVLLPTNLTSSNQSSCNVHNHLFSTKVTFSLFYIILLVFGACGNVLALCITFQRGKKKLNSTDLYLVNLALSDALFTLALPGRIAYYILESDWPFGDWFCRITAFIFYMNTYVSIYFMTCVSVDRYVAVVRTRHPGRIRKMSRARGICVLIWSLAFLETAPLLLQPMTRRMGDKLTCMEYFNFEEIPNLPYLLLVACMVGFFLPVGVILVCYVRINLKLCQTAKENPLTVKKGHHHRAFTVILVVLLAVLLCFSPYHLNIVQFMVRKILYQPSCREQQAFKMSLQVTVAFMNLNCCIDPIIYFFAFRGYKRRLLRIFRNSGSLATSSTAKTTPSESNSNSQPPGSVSV, encoded by the coding sequence ATGGAAATGGCTCTTGTGGAGGATGTGCTCCTGCCCACCAACCTCACCTCCAGCAACCAGAGTAGCTGCAATGTGCACAACCACCTCTTCTCAACCAAAGTCACCTTCTCCCTTTTCTACATCATCCTGCTGGTGTTCGGTGCCTGTGGGAATGTCCTGGCCCTCTGTATCACCTTCCAGCGTGGGAAGAAGAAACTCAACTCCACTGACCTCTACTTGGTGAACCTGGCCCTCTCTGATGCCCTCTTCACCCTGGCACTGCCGGGCAGGATCGCCTATTACATCCTGGAGTCTGACTGGCCCTTTGGGGACTGGTTCTGCCGGAtcacagctttcattttctACATGAACACCTATGTGAGCATCTACTTCATGACCTGTGTGAGCGTGGACCGCTACGTTGCCGTGGTGCGCACCAGGCACCCTGGCAGGATTCGGAAGATGAGCCGTGCCAGGGGCATCTGTGTCCTCATCTGGTCCTTGGCGTTCCTGGAGACGGCTccgctgctcctgcagcccatgacGCGAAGGATGGGAGACAAGCTGACATGCATGGAGTACTTCAACTTTGAGGAGATCCCCAATCTGCCCTACTTGCTCCTGGTGGCCTGCATGGTTGGCTTCTTCCTGCCTGTGGGCGTCATCCTGGTGTGCTATGTGAGGATCAACCTCAAGCTCTGCCAGACAGCCAAGGAGAACCCGCTGACAGTGAAGAAGGGGCACCACCACCGGGCCTTCACTGTCAtcctggtggtgctgctggctgtcctgctctgcttcagtCCCTACCACCTCAACATTGTCCAGTTCATGGTCAGGAAGATCCTCTACCAGCCATCCTGCCGTGAGCAGCAAGCCTTCAAGATGTCCCTGCAAGTCACTGTGGCATTCATGAACCTCAACTGCTGCATCGACCCTATCATCTACTTCTTTGCCTTCCGGGGCTACAAGCGGAGGCTGCTCCGCATCTTCAGGAACAGCGGCTCCCTGGCCACCTCCTCCACTGCCAAGACCACCCCCTCGGAGAGCAACAGCAACAGCCAGCCGCCTGGCTCCGTCTCTGTCTAG